In one Acidimicrobium ferrooxidans DSM 10331 genomic region, the following are encoded:
- the ileS gene encoding isoleucine--tRNA ligase codes for MDEAPEPYPAQPATLDLPALEHDVLASWEREGTFAASIERRRAEGAPAFVFYDGPPFANGLPHYGHLLTGFVKDAVPRYQTMRGKLVERRFGWDCHGLPAEMAVEKELGLTSREDIERVGVGVFNDHCRALVDHTSDEWDRYVTRQARWVDFEHAYRTMDLPFMESVMWAFKRLYDRGLIYEHYRVLPYCWECETPLSNFETRQDDAYRPRIDPAVTVAFAVEGDPRLAGTLEGPLWALAWTTTPWTLPSNLALAVNPAETYVLVRSQASDQDAGRTYVLAEARLGAYADRFPDAEVLARVAGRDLVGRRFAPLFPFFADTPGAFVILGADFVTLDEGTGIVQLAPGFGEEDQQVCEANGIPVVVPVDDRGRYTAEVEPWAGVQVFEANPAIIEVLRDQGALITQEDYEHSYPHCWRTETPLIYRAMSSWFVAVTALKDRLLAENESIDWVPAHVKHGAFGKWLEGARDWSITRNRYWGAPIPVWRSDDPAYPRIDVYGSLDELERDFGVRPSDLHRPAIDELVRPNPDDPTGRSMMRRVPDVLDCWFESGSMPFAQLHYPFENKERFEANFPADFIVEYVGQTRGWFYTLHVLAVALFDRPPFRHCIAHGIVLGNDGRKLSKRLRNYPDPWEVFEEIGADAMRWFLLSSPILRGQEMLLERSAMVDTVRRVINPLWNTFNFLVLYARADHLRGQRVHSATHVLDRYLLAATHDLVVEVTDAMDHFELSRATTAVERHLDRLTNWYVRRSRSRFWSRRDDTTEDAKREAYDTLHTALETLALVTAPLLPMLSEHIYRTLTNEASVHLADWPNAEALPSDPTLVAQMERVREVCSLAHSIRKAAGLRARLPLRRLTVVLADPFDLEPYVELIRDEVNVKEVVVEPAAEHPVTWQLSVNPRVLGPRLGARVQDVIRAAREGRFDISGDRVTCDGVELAPDEFTLTLATDDPKRVRSFADRRGLVILETTVDDELEREGLARDLIRLVQQHRKDHGYEIVDRIRLAIALDRTGRVQGALAQHANEVLGECLATELILDDAAALDLPDRSQVTIGGEQVTIATEPVRALTEPDGQR; via the coding sequence ATGGACGAGGCACCTGAGCCATATCCCGCGCAACCTGCGACCCTTGACCTCCCAGCACTCGAGCACGACGTGCTCGCCTCGTGGGAGCGCGAAGGCACCTTCGCCGCGTCCATCGAGCGCCGTCGCGCCGAGGGGGCGCCAGCCTTCGTGTTCTACGACGGCCCACCGTTCGCGAACGGCCTGCCACACTACGGCCACCTGCTGACCGGCTTCGTCAAGGACGCGGTACCGCGCTACCAGACGATGCGAGGCAAGCTCGTCGAGCGTCGCTTCGGTTGGGATTGCCATGGCCTGCCTGCCGAGATGGCGGTCGAGAAGGAACTCGGCCTCACCAGCCGTGAGGACATCGAGCGCGTCGGCGTGGGTGTCTTCAACGACCACTGCCGAGCCCTCGTCGACCACACCTCGGATGAGTGGGACCGCTACGTCACGCGCCAAGCGCGGTGGGTCGACTTCGAACACGCCTATCGCACCATGGACCTGCCGTTCATGGAGTCCGTGATGTGGGCCTTCAAGCGTCTCTACGACCGCGGACTGATCTACGAGCACTACCGCGTGCTCCCCTACTGCTGGGAGTGCGAGACGCCGCTGTCGAACTTCGAGACGCGCCAGGACGACGCCTATCGCCCGCGTATCGACCCCGCGGTCACCGTGGCCTTCGCCGTCGAGGGCGACCCGAGACTCGCAGGCACGCTCGAGGGCCCACTCTGGGCCCTTGCGTGGACCACCACCCCGTGGACCCTGCCATCGAACCTGGCCCTGGCCGTCAACCCCGCCGAGACCTACGTCCTCGTTCGCTCCCAAGCCAGCGATCAAGACGCCGGACGCACTTACGTCCTCGCGGAAGCGAGGCTCGGGGCCTATGCGGACCGATTTCCCGATGCCGAGGTCCTCGCGCGCGTGGCGGGCCGCGACCTCGTCGGCCGTCGCTTCGCGCCCCTGTTCCCGTTCTTCGCCGACACGCCGGGCGCGTTCGTCATCCTCGGCGCCGACTTCGTCACCCTCGACGAAGGTACCGGCATCGTCCAGCTGGCCCCTGGCTTCGGCGAGGAGGACCAGCAGGTCTGTGAGGCGAACGGGATCCCGGTCGTGGTCCCGGTCGACGACCGTGGCCGCTACACGGCCGAGGTCGAGCCATGGGCAGGGGTCCAGGTCTTCGAGGCCAACCCGGCGATCATCGAGGTCCTCCGCGACCAAGGAGCGCTCATCACCCAGGAGGACTACGAGCACTCCTACCCGCACTGCTGGCGTACCGAGACGCCGCTCATCTACCGTGCCATGAGCTCATGGTTCGTCGCCGTCACGGCGCTCAAGGACCGCCTCCTCGCCGAGAACGAGAGTATCGACTGGGTACCGGCCCACGTGAAGCACGGCGCTTTTGGCAAGTGGCTCGAGGGTGCGCGGGACTGGTCCATCACCCGAAACCGCTACTGGGGTGCTCCGATCCCGGTGTGGCGCAGCGACGACCCCGCCTACCCGCGTATCGACGTCTACGGCTCACTCGATGAACTCGAGCGTGACTTCGGCGTTCGGCCCAGCGATCTCCACCGACCGGCGATCGACGAGCTGGTGCGCCCGAACCCCGACGATCCGACCGGGCGGTCCATGATGCGACGCGTCCCCGACGTCCTCGACTGCTGGTTCGAATCGGGATCGATGCCCTTCGCCCAGCTGCACTATCCGTTCGAGAACAAGGAGCGCTTCGAGGCCAACTTCCCAGCGGACTTCATCGTCGAGTACGTCGGCCAGACGCGAGGGTGGTTCTACACCCTCCACGTCCTCGCCGTCGCCCTCTTCGACCGACCGCCGTTTCGCCACTGCATCGCGCACGGCATCGTCCTTGGCAACGACGGACGCAAGCTGTCGAAGCGACTGCGCAACTACCCGGACCCTTGGGAGGTGTTCGAGGAGATCGGCGCAGACGCCATGCGTTGGTTCCTCCTCTCGTCGCCGATCCTGCGCGGCCAGGAGATGCTGCTCGAGCGCAGCGCCATGGTGGACACGGTGCGCCGGGTCATCAATCCGCTCTGGAACACCTTCAACTTCCTCGTCCTCTACGCTCGCGCCGATCACCTTCGCGGCCAGCGCGTCCACAGCGCGACCCACGTACTCGATCGTTACCTGCTCGCCGCGACCCACGATCTCGTCGTCGAGGTGACCGACGCCATGGATCACTTCGAACTCTCGCGTGCGACGACGGCGGTCGAGCGTCACCTCGATCGCCTCACGAACTGGTACGTCCGGCGCAGCCGCTCGCGCTTCTGGTCGCGGCGCGACGACACCACCGAAGATGCCAAGCGCGAAGCCTACGACACCCTCCATACCGCGCTCGAAACCCTTGCGCTCGTCACGGCGCCACTGCTCCCCATGCTGAGCGAGCACATCTATCGCACGCTCACGAACGAGGCCTCGGTCCACCTCGCCGATTGGCCCAACGCCGAGGCCCTCCCGAGCGACCCGACGCTCGTTGCCCAGATGGAACGCGTGCGCGAGGTCTGCTCACTCGCACACTCGATTCGCAAGGCAGCAGGGCTGCGTGCTCGCCTCCCCCTCCGTCGTCTCACCGTCGTCCTCGCAGATCCCTTCGATCTCGAGCCCTACGTCGAGCTCATCCGGGACGAGGTCAACGTCAAGGAGGTCGTGGTCGAGCCCGCCGCCGAACACCCAGTGACGTGGCAGCTCTCGGTCAACCCGCGCGTCCTCGGACCACGCCTCGGGGCACGGGTCCAAGACGTGATCCGCGCTGCGCGCGAAGGTCGCTTCGACATCAGCGGCGACCGCGTGACGTGCGACGGCGTCGAGCTCGCGCCCGACGAGTTCACCCTGACCCTCGCCACCGACGACCCCAAACGGGTGCGTTCCTTCGCCGACCGCCGCGGCCTCGTGATCCTTGAGACCACGGTCGACGACGAACTCGAGCGCGAGGGCCTTGCGCGCGATCTCATCCGTCTCGTCCAGCAGCATCGCAAGGATCACGGCTACGAGATCGTCGACCGCATCCGCCTCGCGATCGCCCTCGACCGCACGGGCCGGGTCCAGGGTGCGCTTGCCCAGCACGCCAACGAGGTGCTCGGCGAGTGCCTCGCGACCGAACTCATCCTCGACGACGCAGCGGCACTGGATCTTCCCGACCGCTCGCAGGTGACGATCGGCGGCGAGCAGGTGACGATCGCGACCGAACCAGTCCGCGCTCTGACGGAGCCCGACGGCCAGCGCTAG
- a CDS encoding APC family permease, whose product MASDHSGGRGRLRREMSYIDLTFAGLGAIIGSGWLFGVLYAANYAGPAAVVAWLIAAVIVIFIALVYAELSGMLPEAGGITRFPHFTHGSLVGFIMSWGAFLGYAAVPAIEAEAVVQYAEHYIRAFANNTGLDFVVEAILLVVFFAINIYGVKVFAKINSVVTFLKFVTPTLTILAILFVAKDWSNYTAPATHGFLPYGSAGVFIAVASGGIVFSLLGFRQAVDLAGEARNPQRDVPRAIISAILLGALIYTLVQVVFIAAVPHAALAKGWAGLSYTSPFAQVATVIGLGWLAAVLYADAVLSPSGTGLVYLSSGGRVVLGSARNRYLGRVFTGISERFGVPVWAMGITVVFSIVFLLPFPSWQSLVGVISSATAFTYVMGPVSLSVFRRFHPDAHRPFRLSGDKILAPLAFIGGTLIIYWSGWSVDWKLVVGILGGAAVYVVAAALGAPVAKITAADWRHGAWLVVYLLAMLALACFGAARFGAPFDHHKGLIHYPYDIVADIVVGLVFYAWAVASGRDSAETHDAFASAAELRASPVAD is encoded by the coding sequence ATGGCGAGCGACCACAGTGGAGGGCGGGGCCGGTTACGACGGGAGATGTCCTACATCGACCTGACGTTCGCCGGTCTCGGGGCGATCATCGGATCCGGTTGGCTCTTCGGCGTGCTGTACGCTGCCAACTACGCAGGCCCTGCGGCGGTGGTGGCGTGGCTGATCGCGGCGGTGATCGTGATCTTCATCGCGCTGGTCTACGCAGAGCTGTCGGGTATGTTGCCCGAGGCGGGTGGCATCACGCGGTTCCCGCACTTCACCCACGGGTCACTGGTCGGGTTCATCATGAGTTGGGGCGCCTTCCTCGGATACGCGGCCGTTCCTGCCATCGAGGCCGAGGCGGTCGTCCAGTACGCAGAGCACTACATCCGAGCGTTCGCCAACAACACTGGCCTCGACTTTGTCGTGGAGGCGATCTTGCTGGTCGTGTTCTTCGCGATCAACATCTACGGGGTCAAGGTGTTCGCGAAGATCAACTCGGTCGTGACGTTCCTCAAGTTCGTGACCCCGACGCTCACCATCCTCGCGATCTTGTTCGTCGCCAAGGACTGGAGCAACTACACGGCCCCGGCCACGCACGGCTTCTTGCCCTACGGCAGCGCCGGCGTGTTCATCGCGGTCGCGTCCGGCGGGATCGTCTTCTCGCTGCTGGGTTTCCGTCAGGCGGTCGATCTCGCCGGGGAGGCTCGCAACCCGCAGCGCGACGTCCCGCGCGCCATCATCAGCGCCATCCTCCTGGGTGCCCTCATCTACACGCTGGTCCAGGTGGTCTTCATCGCCGCCGTACCGCACGCCGCCCTCGCCAAGGGCTGGGCAGGCCTCAGCTACACATCGCCGTTCGCGCAGGTTGCGACCGTGATCGGCCTCGGTTGGCTTGCGGCCGTTCTCTACGCAGACGCCGTCCTCTCTCCGTCAGGAACCGGACTCGTCTACCTCTCGTCGGGTGGGCGTGTCGTGCTTGGGTCTGCTCGGAATCGTTACCTCGGACGGGTGTTCACCGGGATCTCGGAGCGCTTCGGCGTGCCGGTGTGGGCCATGGGGATCACGGTCGTGTTCTCGATCGTCTTCTTGCTGCCGTTCCCGAGCTGGCAGAGTCTGGTCGGGGTGATCTCGTCGGCGACGGCGTTCACCTACGTCATGGGTCCGGTGTCGCTCTCGGTGTTCCGTCGCTTCCACCCCGATGCGCACCGACCCTTCCGGCTCTCGGGCGACAAGATCCTCGCGCCGCTCGCGTTCATCGGCGGGACGCTCATCATCTACTGGTCGGGCTGGAGCGTCGACTGGAAGCTCGTCGTGGGGATCTTGGGGGGTGCGGCTGTCTACGTCGTTGCGGCCGCGCTCGGAGCTCCCGTTGCCAAGATCACGGCCGCCGACTGGCGTCATGGAGCGTGGCTCGTGGTGTACCTGCTCGCCATGCTCGCACTTGCCTGCTTCGGTGCGGCTCGCTTCGGAGCTCCCTTCGACCACCACAAGGGCTTGATCCATTATCCCTACGACATCGTTGCGGACATCGTGGTGGGGTTGGTGTTCTACGCGTGGGCGGTGGCGTCGGGGCGCGACAGCGCCGAGACGCATGACGCGTTCGCGAGCGCGGCCGAGCTGCGAGCGAGTCCGGTCGCGGACTGA
- a CDS encoding RNA-guided endonuclease InsQ/TnpB family protein, protein MWQVNFTVLATTHRAPVNDGPTVGVDFGIACAAYVAGESAPRIMPPTLTPGEERRLRGLERRKARQLTYAKRHNGGRYSNRLRRTIREIARLRARQARRRQDFTHKLTSDLAKNHSLVAIEDLRVKHMTSSARGTVEAPGTRVRQKAGLNRSILDIAPGERRRQLDYKCPKYGSLLVAVPPAGTSQTCPACGVRDPASRPGCGRSFACVQCGHTAHADAVAARNILDRAIALVGGGIAVGRTVDSAGRASGPSRRRTAAGVSAKVPPAVGATGA, encoded by the coding sequence GTGTGGCAGGTGAACTTCACCGTCCTCGCCACGACCCACCGCGCGCCCGTGAACGACGGACCCACGGTGGGCGTGGACTTCGGTATTGCCTGCGCCGCCTACGTCGCTGGCGAGTCTGCCCCGAGGATCATGCCCCCGACGCTCACCCCAGGCGAAGAGCGTCGGCTCCGTGGCCTGGAACGGCGTAAGGCTCGCCAGCTCACCTACGCGAAGCGTCACAACGGAGGCCGGTACTCGAACCGACTCCGTCGGACGATCCGTGAGATCGCACGTCTCCGGGCTCGCCAAGCCCGGAGACGCCAGGACTTCACCCACAAGCTCACGAGCGACTTGGCCAAGAACCACAGCCTCGTCGCCATCGAGGACTTGCGGGTGAAGCACATGACGAGCTCGGCCAGGGGCACGGTCGAGGCTCCCGGCACCAGAGTCCGTCAGAAAGCCGGACTCAACCGGTCCATCTTGGACATAGCTCCTGGCGAGCGGCGTCGGCAACTGGACTACAAGTGCCCGAAGTACGGCTCCCTGCTCGTGGCGGTGCCACCGGCAGGCACGAGCCAGACCTGTCCTGCATGCGGGGTCCGAGACCCAGCGAGCAGGCCAGGGTGCGGGAGATCGTTCGCATGCGTGCAGTGTGGTCATACCGCACATGCGGACGCGGTGGCCGCACGGAACATCCTTGATCGGGCCATCGCCCTCGTTGGTGGTGGTATTGCCGTGGGGCGCACGGTGGACAGCGCGGGCAGGGCTTCTGGCCCGAGTCGCCGCCGCACGGCGGCAGGCGTTTCCGCCAAGGTTCCTCCTGCGGTAGGAGCCACAGGTGCGTGA
- the ruvB gene encoding Holliday junction branch migration DNA helicase RuvB, whose translation MSPRREWAGGRRAAGSDAIALDPLERALEQSLRPERLADFIGQRELKAQLEVLLEAARGRGETPDHLLFAGPPGLGKTSLAFIIARELGTGVRVTSGPALQRIGDLASLLADLHGGEVLFIDEIHRLPRAVEELLYGAMEDFRVDLVLGKGPGARSVRLDVPRFTLVGATTRVGLISAPLRDRFGYHYRLDYYGDDELVAVVERAARTLSVPIEPDAALEIARRSRGTPRLANRLLRRVRDYAEVRGDGAIDRELALEALDLFGVDVLGLDRVDLEILRVLCVQFPGRPVGLSTLAVAVRENAGTLEEVYEPFLIQRGLIVRTPRGRMPTPRAYVHLGLDAPVEASSGRLE comes from the coding sequence ATGAGTCCGCGTCGCGAGTGGGCCGGAGGACGCCGCGCAGCCGGATCGGACGCCATCGCGCTCGATCCGCTCGAACGGGCGCTCGAGCAGAGCCTTCGGCCGGAGCGTCTCGCCGACTTCATCGGCCAACGGGAGCTCAAGGCACAGTTGGAGGTGCTGCTCGAGGCCGCACGTGGTCGGGGTGAGACGCCCGATCACCTGCTGTTCGCCGGCCCTCCCGGGCTCGGCAAGACCTCGTTGGCCTTCATCATCGCGCGCGAGCTCGGCACCGGTGTGCGCGTGACCTCGGGCCCCGCGCTCCAGCGGATCGGTGATCTCGCCTCGTTGCTCGCCGACCTCCACGGTGGTGAAGTGCTCTTCATCGACGAGATCCACCGACTCCCCCGGGCCGTCGAGGAGCTGCTCTATGGCGCCATGGAGGATTTCCGGGTCGATCTCGTGCTCGGCAAGGGGCCGGGTGCTCGCTCGGTGCGACTCGACGTGCCGCGCTTCACGCTGGTCGGCGCGACGACACGCGTCGGGCTCATCTCGGCGCCGCTGCGCGATCGCTTTGGCTACCACTATCGGCTCGACTACTACGGTGACGACGAGCTCGTTGCGGTGGTCGAACGTGCGGCGCGCACCCTCTCGGTGCCGATCGAGCCGGACGCGGCGCTCGAGATCGCTCGTCGATCGCGGGGCACGCCGAGGCTTGCGAATCGGCTGCTGCGTCGGGTCCGGGACTACGCCGAGGTGCGCGGCGACGGTGCGATCGACCGTGAGCTCGCGCTCGAGGCCTTGGACCTCTTCGGCGTCGACGTCCTCGGCCTCGATCGCGTGGACCTCGAGATCTTGCGGGTGCTGTGCGTCCAGTTCCCTGGGCGTCCCGTCGGACTTTCGACGCTCGCCGTTGCGGTGCGGGAGAACGCGGGCACGCTCGAGGAGGTCTACGAGCCGTTCCTCATCCAGCGTGGCCTCATCGTGCGCACGCCGAGGGGCCGAATGCCAACGCCCCGGGCATACGTGCACCTCGGTCTCGATGCACCCGTCGAGGCATCCAGCGGCCGTCTCGAGTGA
- the ruvA gene encoding Holliday junction branch migration protein RuvA, with protein sequence MIGWLHGRVASAGRSPVVIDVAGVGYEVHVTAPWATLLRRDDECELWIRTIVRADAIALYGFASQAEREAFDALIGVSGVGPQLALGILGGIEGDELWTAIATEDLGRLTAIAGVGPKTAKRVVLELAPTAKRLAPVTGVPMSQEVSALRAALGELGFRPGEIDAVVRRCPGDLDFEAQVRWALKELAR encoded by the coding sequence ATGATCGGGTGGCTCCACGGCCGCGTGGCGAGCGCCGGGCGCTCACCGGTCGTGATCGATGTCGCTGGCGTCGGCTATGAAGTGCACGTGACTGCTCCGTGGGCGACGCTGCTCCGCCGCGATGATGAGTGCGAGCTCTGGATACGCACGATCGTGCGGGCGGACGCCATTGCCCTCTACGGCTTCGCGAGCCAGGCGGAGCGAGAGGCGTTCGATGCGCTCATCGGGGTGAGTGGGGTCGGCCCGCAGCTCGCACTCGGCATCCTCGGCGGGATCGAGGGTGACGAGCTCTGGACCGCCATCGCCACGGAGGACCTCGGGCGGCTCACCGCGATCGCCGGCGTCGGACCGAAGACGGCCAAGCGGGTCGTCCTCGAGCTTGCGCCGACCGCGAAGCGCCTCGCGCCCGTGACGGGAGTGCCCATGAGCCAGGAGGTGTCCGCGCTGCGGGCTGCGCTCGGCGAACTCGGATTCCGGCCAGGCGAGATCGACGCCGTCGTGCGGCGGTGCCCCGGCGACCTTGACTTCGAGGCCCAGGTGCGCTGGGCGCTCAAGGAGCTGGCTCGATGA
- the ruvC gene encoding crossover junction endodeoxyribonuclease RuvC: MPEARLRILGVDPGLARLGYAVIEATGDTLRLVGAGLVTTAARACRASRLHEIAEGFESVLDDFDPTEAAIERLAFTRNVSSALPVSEVVGVVRLALWRRGVVAYDISPNTVKNAATSGGSAAKEQVQRTVVRLLGLDEPPQPPDVADAMAIAYTRLAQRRWER, encoded by the coding sequence GTGCCTGAGGCGAGGCTACGCATCCTCGGCGTCGATCCGGGTCTCGCACGCCTGGGGTATGCGGTGATCGAGGCGACCGGAGATACCCTACGTCTCGTGGGCGCGGGTCTCGTGACGACGGCGGCACGGGCATGCCGTGCCAGTCGGTTGCACGAGATCGCCGAGGGGTTCGAGAGCGTGCTCGACGATTTCGATCCGACGGAGGCGGCGATCGAGCGTCTTGCCTTCACGCGCAACGTCTCCTCGGCGCTCCCGGTGTCCGAGGTCGTCGGGGTCGTTCGTCTCGCGCTCTGGCGGCGTGGGGTGGTGGCCTACGACATCTCCCCGAACACGGTCAAGAACGCGGCGACCAGCGGCGGGTCGGCGGCCAAGGAGCAGGTTCAGCGGACCGTCGTGCGGCTCCTCGGTCTCGACGAGCCGCCGCAGCCGCCCGATGTCGCCGACGCCATGGCGATCGCCTATACGCGGCTCGCGCAGCGGCGGTGGGAGCGATGA
- a CDS encoding peroxiredoxin family protein — protein sequence MSQVRLGDEAPPFVLPGTGGQRYDLRAQRGTPVVLAFYPEDFSPVCSAQLRAYSASIDDFRALGAVMWGISPQGLDSHESFVQRRGIAFPLLADTDREVARSYGVLGPLGFYRRSVFVLDRDQRVIYLHIARAGLTFRPSDELLEAVREAVGA from the coding sequence TCCCCGGCACCGGTGGACAGCGCTACGACCTGCGAGCGCAACGCGGGACGCCGGTCGTGCTCGCGTTCTACCCCGAGGACTTCTCGCCGGTGTGCTCGGCCCAGCTGCGCGCCTACTCAGCCTCCATCGATGACTTTCGCGCGCTCGGTGCCGTGATGTGGGGGATCTCGCCGCAAGGTCTCGATTCACACGAGAGCTTCGTCCAGCGACGTGGGATCGCCTTTCCGCTGCTCGCCGACACCGATCGTGAGGTGGCCCGGTCCTATGGCGTGCTCGGTCCGCTCGGCTTCTATCGGCGGAGCGTCTTCGTGCTCGATCGCGACCAGCGGGTGATCTACCTGCACATCGCGCGGGCTGGACTCACGTTCCGTCCCTCCGATGAGCTGCTCGAGGCGGTTCGCGAGGCCGTCGGTGCCTGA